One Chitinophagales bacterium DNA window includes the following coding sequences:
- the purQ gene encoding phosphoribosylformylglycinamidine synthase subunit PurQ, with amino-acid sequence MKFGVVIFPGSNCDRDMIHVLRNVMGAEVIELWHKAESLADFTTDDCIVLPGGFSYGDYLRSGAIARFSPIMKSVVEFANNGGYVFGVCNGFQILCESGLLPGALLRNNNQKFICKNIHIVRQTKNTILTQRVGVNKALKIPIAHAEGRYYADKATIEKLNTNDQVLFRYCDKDGEILNLANPNGSVDNIAGICNEQRNVFGMMPHPERAAESILGNDAGLSMFQSLLSGKLQTA; translated from the coding sequence ATGAAATTTGGCGTTGTAATCTTTCCCGGATCTAATTGCGACAGAGACATGATCCATGTATTGCGCAATGTAATGGGTGCAGAAGTAATAGAATTGTGGCACAAAGCAGAAAGTTTAGCTGATTTCACTACCGATGATTGTATTGTATTGCCAGGTGGTTTTTCCTATGGTGATTATCTGCGATCAGGGGCTATTGCGCGTTTTTCCCCTATTATGAAATCTGTTGTTGAATTTGCCAATAATGGCGGTTATGTTTTTGGTGTTTGTAACGGATTTCAGATTTTATGCGAATCGGGTTTGCTTCCAGGGGCATTACTTAGAAACAATAATCAGAAATTTATTTGCAAAAACATACACATAGTTCGCCAAACAAAAAACACAATATTGACTCAAAGAGTGGGCGTAAATAAAGCCTTGAAGATTCCCATAGCACATGCTGAAGGACGCTATTATGCTGATAAAGCAACGATAGAAAAATTAAATACCAACGATCAGGTGCTTTTTAGATACTGTGATAAAGATGGCGAAATTCTAAATTTGGCCAATCCAAATGGTTCAGTAGATAACATTGCTGGAATTTGCAATGAACAACGCAATGTTTTTGGTATGATGCCTCACCCGGAACGTGCAGCTGAATCTATTCTCGGCAATGATGCCGGCTTGTCAATGTTTCAGTCATTACTAAGCGGAAAACTGCAAACTGCTTAA